The Branchiostoma floridae strain S238N-H82 chromosome 6, Bfl_VNyyK, whole genome shotgun sequence genomic interval GTCACTTTTTCAAACACTGACCGATTTCATTTACCTTCCGTCAGGATAAAAATTCTCTAGTCAACCAACAACATGGGAAGGGAAAAGACTAATATCAGCATCGTGGTCATCGGCCATGTCAACTCTGGCAAGTCCAACACCACTGGTCACCTGATCTACAAGTGTGGTGGCATCGACAAGCGTAACATTGAGAAGTACGAGAGGGAAGCTGCTGAGGTATGAGGGCCCGGGTGATCAACAACTTCTCTGCCTGAccaagaaatacaaaattaatgtaatgagcacaactcaaatttcgagaCACAAGTTCGTAGTATCAATATCCTTTAAACTTCAAAACactgcagtcattactttccagtcaACGTCTTCTTGAAAATCAGTAGTTAAGttgcgagaaaaacaagggtgaactgtgatcagacatgtgggTCAAGTTCCCCATGCAGTAAATTCTTTGaggacattgtcaaaatgtttgataagaattcccttcgtatttcaagtagaaagaagTGGATGTCTAATTTTCAAGCAGAGCGAGTTGACCAGTACACCTCAGGTCaaagctcaattgtccacgttttttccttctctctcaccttacattactgggtgtcgcctgcaaagtaatgatcataaTGCTTTGAGTTCACATTCATATTTAACACTTTAtactttacatgattgtatgctTCGAAATTTGAATTGTGCACCttttttctgggtgaggccgagaacttattgatcacccctcgcaCATGTATGTAACAGAAGCATTGGAACAATTTATTGTGTAAAAATGAGGATATCACAAAATGTGTATTTAAGCCAATCTTTTTCAATTTCCCGATAAAGtgtgtaaaaatgtaaaatgtttttttttttaatgaacagTTGGGGAAGGGCTCCTTCAAGTACGCCTGGGTGTTGGAAAAGCTGAAGGCCGAGCGTGAACGTCGTACCATTGAGATTGAGACTGCAAAGTACCGGGTGACTATGATTGACCCTGGACATCTTGATTTCATCCAGAACATGATCGCAGGAACTTCACGGGTAATACTCCGTAAAACATTAATAGTTTTTTGGCCTCTCATCTTTTTAGTACTAAAAGGATGTGTTTAATACAAGTAAAAGTGAATTTATACTAATAGTACCTATGTGAACTTACGTGATCTCGTGAGACTAGGCCTTTCTGTGGTCAAGGCAAAAAGCTGGAGGTTTTACGTGTTTTTAAGAGTTttgaagaattattctattTGGACAGTACATCTTTTCACATGTTAATTCTCTGTAGGTTGACTGTGCCTTGCTGATTGTGTCTGCCGGTACTGGTGAGTTTGAGGAGGGTATGTCCAACGAAGGACAGACCCGTGAGCACGTCCTGCTGGCCCACATCATGGGTTTCAAGCAGCTCATCGTGGCAATCAACAAGATGGACAGCACCGAACCCCCCTACTCCGAGGTAAGTCTTTAtctcccgccattttgattatatgaatgacatgcATCCATGGCAAagtaaagtcaaagaagaagatgtgaaggaacaaaaatcAAAAACTTATTGTTAGGTATGCCATAGTTAGGGTGTttaatcatttgttcaaccttccactTAAGACAGACAACACTAATATattcgtgcgactgttgttgtcgacaacgTCACCAGCGACGgtatttttaggctgtctaaagaggatcaaaatagtcCTGCGAAAGTTTGTCCTCAAATCATTGTGCGACCACTTTGGACCCAGTTGCGCGACCCTTCAGCGGGGGGCCGCGACTATTCTTCACATGTCTAAAGAGGAATCGTCGCCAGCGACGGAAGTagatcatatgctaataagccaGCAGTGTGTTTTTTCTGTTCGAAAAGGCATTTTCtccgtaaatatacatgtagtcagtaatggaaacgtatCTTTGTAAccagaaactgcctgttccagcgcaatgCCCTGCCACCAGTGGCTATATCCTTTGCATGTCCCTATTCCTTGATGATATACAAATCTGTAAGGCCTGTAATACCACCGGCGGCCACGATTTCCCGTCTCTGTACGGGCCTCCGgatgtcattctttgttgaggACGTACTCTGCGTCTTATTTAtaggacaatgtttgtttgcaagcaaaaaaAGACTAATCTGCTGCATTACCAAAATAAAGAATTCTCCCGCCCTTTTCAATTTgcgtgcaagaggtcactgtgggtcatgcacgcaccgcaatggaatcctgcgccgcgggtgtcctgcaatattttgaacgcatgtctaaagacatcCGTCGCCCacccacaacgatagacaagaACAGTCGCACGATTatataagtgttgtctgtttaAAGCAGGCCTTAGATTTCATCCTGAAGGCAACATTTGTTTTggccaaactgtttttttattgGAACACTCACATCTGagttttggggttcctagaggatgtcatccatataatcaaatcatcaaaACTTTCATGAGATTTTCCCTCTGATTTCAACTTCAGTTTCACATGACGTTCCCTTGCTGAGTGGTATTCTCTTGTAGGCTCGTTTCAATGAGATTCAGCAGGAACTGAGCACTTGCATCAAGAAGGTCGGCTACGACCCCGGGACTGTCGCCTTCGTGCCCATCTCTGCCTGGCATGGTGACAACATGGTGGAGCCTTCAGGGAACATGCCGTGGTACAAGGGGTGGTCAATTGAGCGCAACGAGGGCAATGCCAGCGGCACCACCCTGCTCGAGGCCCTGGACTCCATCCTGCCACCCCAGAGGCCTACTGACAAGCCTCTCCGTCTGCCCCTGCAGGATGTGTACAAGATTGGAGGTAGGGCTACAGTATTCAGGACTAATGTACAGTTATGATGTTATACTTTAAACTGGTGATTGAAGGAAATCCTTACTTTGTGgccacatgtaatttgaagctGCTTCAATTTTCCCGTTATCGTTCTACCCAACACATCTAAGAAAAGGCTTTTGTTCGGTGAACAGGTGTGGGAACTGTGCCCGTCGGCATTGTGGAGACCGGCATCCTGAAGCCAGGTATGGAGGTGACCTTCGCCCCTGCCGGCCTCACCCTTGAGGTTAAGTCCGTGGAAATGCACCACGTGTCTGTGCCCGAGGCCCTGCCTGGAGACAACGTCGGCTTCGTTGTCGGGAACGTGGATGACTTTAATAAGTTTGTCAAGGACCTCAGGCGTGGGTTTGTTGCCGGTGACAGCAAGAACGACCCACCTAAGGAGGCCGTGAGCTTTGATGCGGAGGTGAGATGGTtgtccagggttggacaagttttctaaaattgacttgatctatcgggcaagtgcataaaaattttacttgcccgaaacacatcttcacttgcccgaaatttagaTGAATTTTTAAAGCATTTTCACTTGCAGCAATGGAAtccttttatcattggctcaaTTTTTCCGtattgaccaatgcttgatgccgcgactgtgaaaagtacattgtaacatgtatatcaaaaatctcaataattgaaaaatattacttgcccgatcgggcaagtggggtaggacatgcactcgCCCGGTTGGGCTATTTTACTTgtccgggacaatagggctagtggacttgtccaaccctggttgTCCATTGTGGTACCTTTAATGGAATAGGGCTATGCTCAAATACAGCTGCAAAATAGATCAGAAAAGATCCATTGACAGTTTTTTTGGCTGTTGAAGCACTTCAGGCCACAGTTGCAGAACAGATGATGATACCGCATACATGGAATATCCACCTGAATTGAAAAGTAGACTATAATAATAAGAAAGTTTTTTCAGTTTTATTGATCTGTAAGATAACGTAATTCTCTTGTGAAAACGTGCTTTTTCCTGATGCATTGTTTCGTTGACAGGTTACTGTGCTGAACCACTCAGTCCAGATCCACGCCGGCGACACGCCTGAGGTGGATTGCCACACCGCCCGCATCGCCTGCAAGTTTGCCAAGCTGAAGGAAAAGATCGACCGTCGTTCCGGCAAGGTTCTGGAACAAAACCCCGCGTTCCTCGAGTCTGGAGATACGGCCATCGTCCAGATGATCCCCTCCAGGCCCATGTGTGTGGAGGCCTTCTCTGATTACCCGGCCCTGGGTCGCTTCGCAGTGCGCGACATGACGCAGACCGTGGCCATCGGCACCATCAAGTCCGTGACGAAGAAGACTACTGAGGCTGCTGCTGAGGCTGCTGGCCACAGAGCCACTCAGTTATGGAACAATCTTCCACTTGAAACACAAACAGCTACCACATTATCATCCTTCAAAGCCAAAGCCTGGTTCTCCCTCGGAGATCCGACCATTCTCTGTTGCTTAATGTCAGAACTTGTACTACCTCATGATTTGTGACTTTTAGCGTGTAcagattgtatacatgtaatatatgatTTAAATTTGTAATTATTATTGTTTCATAGCTCATGTTAGTGATTTTAtataatatgtaacatgtacttttcctcccagggttagcccttggcaatagcccctggctagttgggcaaccctggctgtgtaaacagctgaacaaataaataaataaaatggaATATATAACTGAATTGAAAAGTAGGCTATGATAATAAGAAAGTTTTTTCAGTTTTATTGATCTGTAAGATAACGTAATTCTCTTGTGAAAACGTGCTTTTTCCTGATGCATTGTTTCGTTGACAGGTTACTGTGCTGAACCACTCAGTCCAGATCCACGCCGGCGACACGCCTGAGGTGGATTGCCACACCGCCCGCATCGCCTGCAAGTTTGCCAAGCTGAAGGAAAAGATCGACCGTCGTTCCGGCAAGGTTCTGGAACAAAACCCCGCGTTCCTCGAGTCTGGAGATACGGCCATCGTCCAGATGATCCCCTCCAGGCCCATGTGTGTGGAGGCCTTCTCTGATTACCCGGCCCTGGGTCGCTTCGCAGTGCGCGACATGACGCAGACCGTGGCCATCGGCACCATCAAGTCCGTGACGAAGAAGACTACTGAGGCTGCTGCTGAGGCTGCTGGCAAGAAGAAGTGATGGTCGCTTCAGTTTACTCCGCCTTCCGTCACAGCCACGATGGATCCATGATGTACACAGGAGCTTCCAACAAGGTCAAACCAGAAGCTTTTTGTTTAAGAATCGTAGCTTTTGTTTCAGCCGACGACGATTCCATAGCCAAAAAGCTTCACCGTAAGCACTGAGCTGACAATCGTAAGGTGAGGGTCTTAACTCGAGTTATGAATCTATCTAGCTTCCTCTTCTATGTATCTTTGTTAGCTTGAAGGTACAATGGTCCAATATAATATGTTTTAACTACTTTGAATTGGTAAACTGGCAAATCATATGTTCCTACTTTTATCATATGTAAAAGACGTGGATTGTAACGAGGTGGAGTAAAGAGAGAAGTTCAGAACCGATCAAGTTTCACGTGCATTTGTGGTGCCTCCATGGTTGTAGTTTCTTTACTTACTCTAGTATTATGATTTTCTCCATTGGTAtcttaagctaggggcacaacccgccgtacttgcaactgcgtggtgtccacgtgccaaaacgtgggcaatcgcacagagattgtacgttgtaagcacgtacatcTCACTTAcaacttgcgcaacgaacgatgcacgcaaccggctcacggccaggcgcggcgtgcagaccacatacttacatACACCTTagcttgcgcaaccgtgcgagagaCGTGCGTTATACTCCCTCCCTGATCTTGCCAGTCCACCCCCACGTTTTcggaaaaacgtggcggacgtgacctctcaaaaaaacgtatggacaaaaagcacgtatggcgggttgtgcccctagctttagagTAAAAGTCACCATCACCTTCCATTGTTGTGTGTTTGACTTCTAGAGTGGTGTATTAAGCTAAAGGTTTCCACCATGCATATCTTATGCTGAATAAACTGAACTGTGAAAGTACAAATCTCTGCAAATCATTTACTGTTTGGGCTGACTGTGACTTCCTTCATTCAGCCCCTTAGTATTGAAGTGTCTGGTAGGCACTACAACTGGTATATGGATCAGTTGATAGCTGCTTGTTGCGAGGCACACCCAAATGTCGGgtgtacctgcacctgcaaTGTCTGATCACTGTCagtgttaaggtggggtcacacatgcgtatatattcgaatttcaagtccgtttgaggtgcgtatgaagctcttagtctctaccaggctccacaggtcgcgggaaaatagtacaaattggacaaatatagatacatagcatgccagatgagttagctgaccgagaagtatggttagcgacccagcttaCTTGTCCGACacgttacctgtttacgtttgtctaatttctattatttttacaacgacctgtggagcctggtggaggcaaatactcccatacgtgcctcatacggacttaaatatatacgcaggtgtgaccccaccttaaggtcTTGTTTTTAGTGGGAGATCTACAACTGAAAGTGGTGAAGGCTGTACCTAAAAACTGAGCAAAACTTGAACTCAAAAGACTGAGAAGACAGCACAGAGTTGTCTTTCTGGGGCTCTAATCTTGACTTTGCAAACACAGACTGCTGAaaataaaatactgtaaatgcgttgAAGTTctctgggatttaatttcgcagtagcgggaaaagggacttttcgcggtggttttaagttcgcggtagcaacatgcactgtagtctcttactgctatggaaaaatgtttgcggtagttttaaattcacggtgaagcgggCACCgcaaaaacagcaaacattaaaccaccgtgaaagtttctgcatttacagtatatcctcCAACCTCAGCCAATTTTCGCAGCATCTTGTTGACCGTCCTACCCTATAATTATCGTCTCACTGATAATAAACCTTGACGCGCTGCGGGTTAACCGTCCATACGGCTGAGCCACTGCCAAAGGTCAGGTGTGACAGTGTGTCTGCTGCACCTTGCATTGTGCGATAATGGCCCTGTCCCTACAAGTAGGACACAGGTTTCTAGCAGGGAGGGGCGGTAGAGCATGACGttctatactctccaagcagaggttaggctccggctgttttttaaaggtttttttagtcgtgtttatcaggctttctattttgaattGTACCTtgtaggttttgacaatacaagatacaacacaaaatagaaagcccgataaaaacgactaaaaaacagccggagcctaacctctgcttggagagtagacatCCTACAGGTGGCTTCAGAGATGCAGAATGGACACTCCCTCATTTCTTCAGACCCTGGGTGCACCTTACCTGACACAGGTGAATCACCTGAGCACCAGACAGACTACCTGTTCATCCCACCTGACATTTCAGCACGTCAGAGCTCACCTGCCGTAATTACCTGGGTGTTACCTGCACAAAGACGCACTCAACCGATTACCTGTACGTCAGGTACACACGCAGGTGGAGATAAAATAAGGCGCAGAGATTTTATCTTGCTATTGAAGTCGTTATCAGAGACATTCCTAAAAGAACACAACTAACGTCAGGTGACGTTACCTGTGCCCACCTGAACGCCAGGTACACACGCAGGTGGAGCTAAAACGAGACGCAGagattttatcttatttttgaAGTTGTTATCAATAACAGAGACATTCCTAAAAGAACACAACTAACGTCAGGTGACGTTACCTGTGCCCACCTGTACGTCAGGTACACACGCAGGTGGAGATCAAATAAGGCGCAGAGATTTTATCTTGCTATTGAAGTCGTTATCAGAGACATTCCTAAAAGAACACAACTAACGTCAGGTGACGTTACCTGTGCCCACCTGAACGTCAGGTACACACGCAGGTGGAGATAAAATAAGACGCAGagattttatcttatttttgaAGTTGTTATCAATAACAGAGACATTCCTAGAAGAACACAACTAATGTCAGCCTACGTTACCTCGTTACCTGCGCCCACTTGAACGTCAGGTACATAGTTTATGCAGCTGAAGCTAAACAGAGACAAAGAGATTTCCTTATCTTGGCTGTATCAAAGTTCTTATCAAAGACGTTCCCAAAAGAACACGTCTAATCTCAGCTTATAAGATTTACAGCTTACCAGTGCCTGTCCGTTAGTGTGGGGAGATAAAGGACACCAGAAAATATcagatttttgacaaaaatgtaaacaacatacacacaactaaagttcaattagcttggggaagctttcgagacaAACTTCGTCTCTTTGTCAACCCGAAGATCTCATCTAGGAGTTAGATATATCTAGGAGTTATTAATATTAGACTATTTTAGTGACCGTATTCAGCCAACATACAAACTAGTTATACAcaggcagggcttgaaatacttttttctgcaaacaTTGAACTAGTTATACAcaggcagggcttgaaatacttttttctgcaaacattgaaaattacctgcaccagacaaattttacctgcaccactctgaatttaggaagtatggatcatactaaaactgctgaggaaccattgctattttgttCTTTTAAACCTTATAGGTCAATGCggctaagaacaatccacatgcacctacaccataggacatttatgtataaaacccagtacatggaccagtgcaggttaggtgcatgtagacaccagaaatacctgtacagctacaattttacctgcaattacatgtacctgcatatgcaggtggtatttcaagccctgcagtCTGAATAGaaacttagtacatgtatgcgAGCATCAATGCTGCACTAGGCTTCatcatacatgacatgtataaaACTTTCTGTAAGATCAACCATAACGAATAGATTTAGTATTTGTGGTATGAACAAACATACACTTTCATTGTCATTACATTTCATTGTCATTACATCGCTTGTGATAATAACATGAGATAATGGTCTATGAAGATTTCTCAAGAACTTTCTCCATGTTTCTGCATAAGATTTATAGTCTTAAGGCCCGAGGTCACACCTGTATTCTGTAAGGCGCGTCAGTGGAAGCTACACCTGTTTAAGAAAGGTTATCAAGTTCATCTCACCTGTATAAAGGTCTTTCTCTCTTCAACCCTCACCTTAAAATCATCTGAGAAGCAATGTTGTGATTTCTGTGAGGTTCTTACTATCTAAACATTTCAGTCATTGCTTCAAGTTTAACACAATGTATGGCCTGGCATGCCCAACTAGTAGTAAGGGTCTAAGCCCTTGGGGACAAGGATAGAAAAATAGTATCTTAAACCAGCCCAATGCAGAACCAGAAGAAGCCACATGCTTTAAtatctgtgtttctttttaattttgttCACATTCATTTAAAGAGTATAGAACAAAAAGCACATCTGCTTATATGAATATCAGTTAATATCTTAAAGAGACTGTTTCAGATGTTCTTTTTTCCCGATTGTTGAGTGGAATCGGCTGTTGGGCCATACTTTCCAGGCCCGGACAGTTGAGGCCTTTAAACTTACTAAAGCCAGTCTGGCCTGCTTGCCCTAATCCGCACGCCGAGATAAGCATAGTGCTTTTCCAATAGCTGACACTGTGTAATGATACAGCTTTGCTATGTGGATTACCTGACCTTAGTTAGTACAATGTAGTAGATTGTCCTTTAGATACATAGCTATTTATCCCATACCTACATGGTTATCAAGGCCATCTCCACCAGCATGAATCATATCTTCACTCCTCATCTAAAACCACATGTGACATGATTTACGGCCTTTTGATCACACTGATGAGATCAGATCAGAAAATGCTCAACGCTGAAGACACGACGGCCGCCACAGACAAcaacaagaaatacaatgtgCTCATTGACAATATATTCTTTTTGGCCCTCCAAAATTAAACCAGATGACTCTCAGTTACCTTTATCACAAGCaatggaaatggaaaaaaaaactttaaccAAACCTCTACCAACATCATAGCAATGATGTcttttacagtgattttaacAAATCTGGTCATTTCAAAAATTGGTATCATTGAATTGATTGATAGGAACTCATTTGATAATATGCACTTATCAGCAAAGTAATGtactatcagggctcgaaattcatttttgggatttgGTGCACTGGTGAACCCGGGCAtcttagaaaattgggtgcaccaaaaaaaatttgggtgcaccacttaaatttatgtaataacctaataataaaacttagttacaagctatcaaattcttaaacaaccaccatgacaaacatttttattatcttttttaacacttagatgtcaagaatatgatgtatactagcatactttgatatctttactttcataaatgtaagaaaatatttgggtgcaccctgtgcactcacagaaaataattgggtgcacagctccaattttgggtgcacctgggtgcacatgcatccagtatttcgagccctgactatGAAATTGTGTTCAAAACACTATCTGCAATCATTTTACATTCTTCAAAAACCAAGCCTCGCAAGAAATATCTGTGATCTACATTCACATGTACGTACTTCATCACAAACTATGGAAAGAGGAAAAATTTGAACCAAACCTCTATCAACATCACAGTAAGAACATCTTTACCAgtgtttatcatcatcatcacaggcTGGTTGCCTGGACCAGGTTCACGCATTCTCTAAGTCCTCAAATTTTATTCTATTACTGTATATACGTGACTTGTTcatcttgtattgtatatttatatgtctgtggccacgtTACCAGCAATGCTGCCTAGTGCTCACAGTGTATTGTCttgttacaacctgaataaagaaaGATAGAAACCCGCAGCCCCACATCACGAGCCAGCTGGTCTATGTATGTTAGTCTAGGTCGCCCAGCATGTGCATACCAATGTTCATACCATATCAGGTAATTTTTAAAACCCTAGCTAGTACATCATGGCAGGTATCAAAGAGGTAGTAAACATAGCTTGAGAATCACTTTGACAGGATCTGATCTGAAATTATTCACCCTGGAACAAAAGAGGGCATCTAAAGACAACCAAAAACAACCATTTTCCCAAAATGCCCATCCAAAATACCTATATTCActtaacatgtatgtataaagaaCTGTATGGACTCTATCACAAGCAAATGAAATGAGAACAAACTGCAAAGAAAAACCCAATCAACACCATAGTAATGATGTCTACAACAGTGGTCACTTTCAAAACTCAGTGAATCCGTGGGGACATAATAGAGGTACGATTGGCCCTAGGGCTCAGGCTGAAAGGGAAGGATAAAAATATCCTTGGTAGAGAGCTGTGGTATTGTCTGTGCGACAATGTTAATGACTGGGGTGCGACAGGGTGCAGGGTGCAGCAGGTGACTCATCAGATCATAATTACTCCAAAAGGTTATGTTCTTTATGTTCGAGTGCATTCAACTCTCTTGTGACCGCAAGCACAAAAGACTAGTTGGATATTCTTACAAGACCACTAAAAACATGCATCTTTTGTTTAATTCTGTTTAAAAAATACTGCAAGCTTGATAGAGAGGGAAGCAGTAcaaaatgtttggattaacTTCACTAACATTTCAGTGTTCAAAGATCCGGAGAAGAAATGATTGTATGAACCTACATTTCATTTATCCAGATAacgtcacgaccagtggaagagtagTGGACTCTATAAGGCGTAACTCCTTGAAGATCACTCTCACTTGTTTAGTTTCTCTAATTTCATttactttcttttatttctttgtttatccTACTCTGTGTATGTTATTCTGTACAGGGCACGCCTGGAAAaagaaatgttgcctttctagctTTAAGTCTTATCTTCATCAGCACACCTTTAGACTGAATCTTCTTGCCCTTCCCTTCCGTGCTGTCCGGTGCAGAGGGTGGAGTAAACGGCAGGCAGGTTCGGACAGGTGCCGGTCCTTCCCTCCTCTATTCTGTCCAGATATACGTATAcgttgtacaaaa includes:
- the LOC118417051 gene encoding elongation factor 1-alpha 1-like isoform X1 → MGREKTNISIVVIGHVNSGKSNTTGHLIYKCGGIDKRNIEKYEREAAELGKGSFKYAWVLEKLKAERERRTIEIETAKYRVTMIDPGHLDFIQNMIAGTSRVDCALLIVSAGTGEFEEGMSNEGQTREHVLLAHIMGFKQLIVAINKMDSTEPPYSEARFNEIQQELSTCIKKVGYDPGTVAFVPISAWHGDNMVEPSGNMPWYKGWSIERNEGNASGTTLLEALDSILPPQRPTDKPLRLPLQDVYKIGGVGTVPVGIVETGILKPGMEVTFAPAGLTLEVKSVEMHHVSVPEALPGDNVGFVVGNVDDFNKFVKDLRRGFVAGDSKNDPPKEAVSFDAEVTVLNHSVQIHAGDTPEVDCHTARIACKFAKLKEKIDRRSGKVLEQNPAFLESGDTAIVQMIPSRPMCVEAFSDYPALGRFAVRDMTQTVAIGTIKSVTKKTTEAAAEAAGKKK
- the LOC118417051 gene encoding elongation factor 1-alpha 1-like isoform X2 yields the protein MGREKTNISIVVIGHVNSGKSNTTGHLIYKCGGIDKRNIEKYEREAAELGKGSFKYAWVLEKLKAERERRTIEIETAKYRVTMIDPGHLDFIQNMIAGTSRVDCALLIVSAGTGEFEEGMSNEGQTREHVLLAHIMGFKQLIVAINKMDSTEPPYSEARFNEIQQELSTCIKKVGYDPGTVAFVPISAWHGDNMVEPSGNMPWYKGWSIERNEGNASGTTLLEALDSILPPQRPTDKPLRLPLQDVYKIGGVGTVPVGIVETGILKPGMEVTFAPAGLTLEVKSVEMHHVSVPEALPGDNVGFVVGNVDDFNKFVKDLRRGFVAGDSKNDPPKEAVSFDAEVTVLNHSVQIHAGDTPEVDCHTARIACKFAKLKEKIDRRSGKVLEQNPAFLESGDTAIVQMIPSRPMCVEAFSDYPALGRFAVRDMTQTVAIGTIKSVTKKTTEAAGKKK